GAACAGGTGGTCGTATTCGACACCAGCGGTCCAGTTCGGCGCGAAGCCGACTTCGATGCCGGCGCCGATGGTGCCGCCCCAGCGGGTGTCGCTGGCGCTGCCGGCGAGCACGCCGGTCGGCGTGAAGAAGGTCCTGTAACGATTGTCGGTCAGCGCCGCACCACCCTTGGCGTACAGCAGCACGTTGTTGACGGCGTAGCCGACCTGGCCGGTGAACAGGCCGAACGCGTCGATCTTGGTCTGGTTGGTGAAGAGGCCCGGGAAGATCGCGCTGTTGTTGCTGCCCTTCAGGTCAGCCCAGTCGCCCTGCGCTTCGAGGCCGAACACCCAGGCGCCGGACTGCCAGCGATAGCCGATCTGGCCACCGGCAACGCCGCCGGTCGCGTCATGGCAACCATCCGATCCGAGGAGCAGTCCACCCGGGACCTGGCTCCAGCAATTGTGGCTCGAGCCCCAGCCGCCGTTGGCGCCGATGTAGAAGCCACTCCAGTCATAGATCGCAGCAATTATCGGCGGCGCCTTGGTGTAGGGGCGTGCCGCGAGGTCGGCCGCCGCAGCGGGCGCTGCGAACGCAATCAGGGCAACCGTACCGAGCAAAAACTTCTTCATTTCAAAACTCCCAGCCGATCGGCTTCCAAAAGGGTCCCAAAGCCGATCTCAGACGCGAGCGCCCATCTGATGGTGGACATCTATACGCTGATTCAACCGGAAACGCCGTCTCCCAAAAGCCACACTTGCGGAAGAAGTGTGGCTAGTGCAAGTCATTGATTTACTGAATTTTTTCTAGCGTGGATGAGCCGGCGGGCCGCCGCGATCGAAATCGTCCGGCCGTTCTATCGCCCTGGTCGCCTCTACGGCTGGTTGTGGCGAACAAAACTGGAACATTGTCGGCTGCAGTGCTATATCCTCGATAGTCGTGGATAACCGCGCGCGGGCAAAGGCGGCGAGCCGGCGCCGGCGTATAGGGTCATCCACGACGCCTGCGATGTAAGTGGCGAAGGTTGAGAGTGGCGGCCGATGTCCGGACGCCCGGTTTTTAAGTGGAGATGATGCGATGGCAGGAAGCGTGAACAAGGTGATCCTGG
The window above is part of the Bradyrhizobium sp. PSBB068 genome. Proteins encoded here:
- a CDS encoding porin family protein codes for the protein MKKFLLGTVALIAFAAPAAAADLAARPYTKAPPIIAAIYDWSGFYIGANGGWGSSHNCWSQVPGGLLLGSDGCHDATGGVAGGQIGYRWQSGAWVFGLEAQGDWADLKGSNNSAIFPGLFTNQTKIDAFGLFTGQVGYAVNNVLLYAKGGAALTDNRYRTFFTPTGVLAGSASDTRWGGTIGAGIEVGFAPNWTAGVEYDHLFMQDKTYNLTTPTGALFSSIRDRQDVDLVTVRVNYKWGGPVVARY